One genomic window of Cinclus cinclus chromosome 6, bCinCin1.1, whole genome shotgun sequence includes the following:
- the SGPP1 gene encoding sphingosine-1-phosphate phosphatase 1, whose translation MSLGQRLARLAAHLQDPRKVAAFQRLCGVEGPSGWAGAEQRGPVANGGPTGGQAHPTGNGAVPGAAGTPRRWRRRPRRNSLTEEEDGSQEFATRSRFLYYLFSLGTELGNELFYILFFPFCIWNVDAWLGRRLIIIWVWVMYLGQCTKDVIRWPRPASPPVVKLEVFYNSEYSMPSTHAMSGTAIPLALLLLSYGRWQYPLMFGLILAFSWCSLVCCSRIYMGMHSILDVIAGFLYAILILVVFHPVVDLIDNFNLTYRYAPLIIISLHLALGIFSFTLDTWSTSRGDTAQILGCGAGVACGSHVNYILGLQLDPPPHTLPLSLSSLTVTVFGKAILRLLIGVIVLLLTKVAMKKATIPLACKMFRIPHEDVRRARQRMEVELPYRYITYGMVGFSLMFIAPCLFHFIGLS comes from the exons ATGTCTCTCGGCCAGCGCCTGGCCCGGCTGGCCGCCCACCTGCAGGACCCGCGAAAAGTGGCCGCGTTCCAGCGGCTCTGCGGGGTGGAGGGGCCCTCGGGCTGGGCCGGCGCGGAGCAACGGGGCCCGGTGGCGAACGGCGGCCCCACGGGCGGGCAGGCGCATCCCACTGGGAACGGGGCCGTTCCCGGCGCGGCGGGAACCCCGCGGCGCTGGAGGAGGAGGCCGCGCCGAAACTCGCTGACGGAGGAGGAGGACGGCAGCCAGGAGTTCGCCACTCGCAGCCGCTTCCTCTACTATCTGTTCAGCCTGGGCACGGAGCTGGGCAACGAGCTCTTCTAcatcctctttttccctttctgcatcTGGAATGTGGACGCCTGGCTGGGCCGGAGACTCATCATCATCTGGGTGTGGGTGATGTACCTGGGGCAGTGCACCAAGGATGTGATCCGCTGGCCGCGTCCTGCCTCGCCGCCCGTGGTGAAGCTGGAGGTCTTCTACAACTCCGAGTACAGCATGCCCTCCACCCACGCCATGTCGGGCACCGCCATCCCCCTGGcgctcctgctgctcagctaCGGCCGCTGGCAG TATCCCCTTATGTTTGGACTGATCCTGGCATTCAGCTGGTGTTCTTTGGTTTGCTGTAGTCGAATTTATATGGGAATGCATTCAATTTTG GATGTTATTGCTGGATTTCTGTATGCTATTCTTATCCTGGTTGTCTTCCATCCAGTTGTGGACCTGATTGATAACTTCAACTTAACTTACAGATATGCACCCTTAATTATCATCAGTCTCCATTTGGCCCTGGGAATCTTCTCTTTCACCCTGGACACGTGGAGCACGTCACGAGGAGACACAGCTCAGATCCTGGGCTGCGGTGCCGGCGTGGCCTGTGGCTCTCACGTCAACTACATCCTGGGTCTGCAGCTGGATCCTCCTCCCCACACCCTGCCCTTGTCTCTGTCCTCCCTCACCGTGACTGTGTTTGGAAAAGCCATACTGCGCTTGTTGATTGGAGTCATCGTTCTGTTGTTAACAAAAGTGGCCATGAAAAAAGCCACGATTCCGCTGGCGTGTAAAATGTTCCGCATCCCGCACGAGGACGTTCGGAGAGCCCGGCAGCGCATGGAGGTCGAGCTGCCCTATCGCTACATTACCTATGGCATGGTTGGGTTCTCCCTCATGTTCATTGCTCCTTGCCTCTTCCATTTCATTGGTCTTTCCTGA